In Candidatus Zixiibacteriota bacterium, one genomic interval encodes:
- a CDS encoding MerR family transcriptional regulator — MKAALKMKKNTSSAILGIEAVAKRSGLSQHLIRVWERRYAAVKPLRTGSNRRLYSEEDAHRLDLLGRAVKAGHRISDVARIPTAKLEELIAKERPGNQFSARPLDSNESDYIVTALEAVERLDAEALSTVLARADVDFGQARALEAIIMPLMERIGDMWEGGNLRIANEHMATAVVVHHVGSILENFRYEPDAPVILTVAPVGQLHEAGALAVAILAAVAGWRPLYLGPNLPAEEIAAGALKSDARAVALSLVYPADDSKLPAEIKRLRRLLPHNLTLLIGGRAAESYKTAIDSNDAVFISDLASLKQRLEQIRASLGHRRQ, encoded by the coding sequence ATGAAAGCAGCTCTTAAGATGAAAAAAAATACCAGTTCCGCCATCCTGGGAATCGAAGCCGTGGCAAAGCGGTCCGGCTTGAGCCAACATCTCATTCGTGTTTGGGAGCGACGATACGCCGCTGTCAAACCGCTGCGCACCGGTTCCAATCGGCGATTATATTCTGAAGAGGACGCCCATCGTCTCGACCTGCTTGGTCGCGCCGTGAAGGCCGGTCATCGTATCAGCGATGTCGCCAGAATTCCAACCGCCAAATTGGAAGAGTTGATAGCTAAGGAGCGCCCGGGTAATCAATTCTCGGCGAGACCTCTTGATAGCAATGAGTCAGATTATATTGTAACGGCGCTGGAAGCGGTGGAGCGACTTGACGCCGAGGCGTTGAGTACGGTTCTCGCCCGGGCTGATGTCGATTTCGGACAGGCGCGGGCTCTGGAGGCAATCATCATGCCCCTGATGGAGCGAATTGGCGACATGTGGGAAGGGGGCAATCTCCGCATTGCCAACGAGCATATGGCAACGGCGGTGGTCGTTCATCATGTCGGCTCTATCCTGGAAAATTTCCGATACGAGCCGGATGCGCCGGTAATCCTGACAGTGGCTCCGGTGGGGCAGTTGCACGAAGCCGGCGCCCTTGCCGTAGCCATATTGGCTGCTGTGGCAGGATGGCGACCGCTTTACCTCGGTCCCAATCTGCCGGCTGAGGAAATTGCCGCCGGGGCTTTAAAATCTGATGCCAGAGCGGTGGCATTAAGCCTTGTTTACCCCGCCGATGATTCCAAACTTCCGGCGGAAATCAAACGGCTCCGAAGACTGCTTCCCCACAATCTCACTCTCCTTATTGGAGGGCGGGCAGCGGAATCATACAAAACGGCAATTGACTCTAACGACGCAGTTTTCATCTCTGACCTGGCGAGTTTGAAACAGCGCCTCGAACAGATTCGCGCATCACTGGGACACCGGAGACAATAA
- a CDS encoding fasciclin domain-containing protein, whose amino-acid sequence MFTRKFKMITAVLAVMSLGLVGCSDNDKSPMTSGTNEPTKDIVETAAAAGNFTTLLAAAEAADLVDALKGASPITVFAPTDEAFAALPEGTVEALLNDKDALTAILTYHVVPGAVTSDQVVKLSSAETLNGASVTITLTGDGKVMIDNATVTVTDIKATNGIIHVIDAVLIPGASGSSRLNPLATAYSLGGGWISRAIRNGDLNWFTRYLSLYTVSRLAGLPTLTTAVKAAGLQSTLMYKGPFTLFGPTEEAFSALPAGTVEALLSDPATLRGILLYHVTPGVVKAADIVNLTEATMANGQTVTITVENGMVKINNSTVLFVDIAARNGVLHIIDGVLIPQ is encoded by the coding sequence ATGTTTACCCGCAAATTCAAAATGATTACCGCGGTCCTGGCAGTTATGTCGCTTGGTCTGGTCGGCTGCAGTGATAATGACAAGAGTCCGATGACGAGTGGCACCAATGAGCCTACCAAGGATATTGTTGAGACGGCTGCTGCGGCAGGAAATTTTACCACACTTCTGGCTGCGGCAGAGGCGGCCGACCTGGTTGATGCCTTGAAGGGTGCCAGTCCGATCACTGTCTTTGCGCCGACCGACGAGGCTTTTGCGGCTCTTCCGGAAGGAACGGTGGAGGCGCTTCTTAATGATAAGGATGCCTTGACTGCTATTCTCACCTATCATGTTGTCCCCGGCGCGGTCACATCCGACCAGGTGGTGAAACTGTCCAGCGCCGAAACCCTCAATGGCGCCAGTGTGACCATTACTCTTACAGGGGACGGCAAGGTTATGATTGACAACGCCACTGTTACTGTGACTGATATTAAAGCCACCAACGGTATCATCCATGTTATAGATGCCGTTCTGATTCCCGGGGCTTCCGGTTCGTCTCGGTTGAACCCACTCGCGACAGCCTATTCGCTGGGCGGCGGCTGGATTTCCAGGGCTATTCGGAACGGTGACCTGAACTGGTTCACCAGATATCTCTCACTGTACACCGTCTCCCGTCTGGCCGGTCTTCCCACTCTGACGACGGCGGTGAAGGCGGCCGGTCTTCAGAGCACCCTGATGTACAAAGGACCGTTTACGCTGTTTGGCCCCACGGAAGAGGCTTTTAGCGCTCTCCCGGCCGGAACGGTGGAAGCCCTGCTGAGTGACCCCGCAACATTGCGCGGCATCCTTCTGTATCATGTGACTCCTGGTGTGGTCAAGGCAGCGGACATTGTGAATTTGACAGAAGCAACTATGGCTAACGGTCAGACTGTGACCATTACGGTCGAGAACGGCATGGTTAAAATCAATAATTCCACGGTACTGTTCGTGGATATCGCCGCCCGAAACGGCGTCCTTCATATAATAGACGGTGTTCTTATTCCTCAGTGA
- a CDS encoding transcriptional repressor yields MKDAIAVLRRCHIQPTPQRIAVVEYVLKSKDHPSADDVLSYARKKCPTVSRATVYNTLNLLVEKGLLAMQTIKEGAIVFDPNLEKHHHFIDSETGDIYDIPWDQLEVKGKERLKDFEIVEFQVILRGRRKKK; encoded by the coding sequence ATGAAGGATGCTATTGCTGTTCTGCGACGCTGTCATATTCAGCCTACCCCGCAGAGGATTGCCGTGGTTGAGTATGTGCTGAAAAGCAAGGACCATCCCTCGGCGGATGATGTATTGAGTTATGCCCGCAAGAAATGCCCCACTGTCTCCCGGGCTACCGTTTACAACACCCTGAATCTGCTCGTGGAGAAGGGACTGCTGGCGATGCAGACAATTAAGGAAGGCGCCATAGTCTTTGACCCCAACCTTGAGAAACACCATCACTTTATCGATAGCGAAACCGGCGATATTTACGACATCCCCTGGGACCAACTGGAGGTCAAGGGCAAGGAAAGACTCAAAGACTTCGAGATTGTCGAGTTCCAGGTGATATTGCGGGGCAGAAGGAAAAAGAAATGA
- a CDS encoding PGPGW domain-containing protein, translated as MLVKTLKQLRRLIIAVVGFTVLAIGIALIVLPGPAFIVIPAGLAILSLEFAWARNLLKRMKDKLKRTPGGDAADKSGINK; from the coding sequence ATGCTCGTGAAAACGCTCAAACAGTTAAGGCGATTGATTATAGCCGTGGTCGGTTTCACCGTCCTGGCAATTGGCATCGCCTTGATAGTTCTCCCGGGACCGGCTTTTATCGTCATCCCGGCCGGCCTTGCCATACTGTCTCTCGAGTTCGCCTGGGCAAGAAATCTCCTGAAGCGGATGAAAGACAAGTTAAAAAGAACGCCCGGCGGCGATGCTGCTGATAAGAGTGGTATTAATAAATAA
- a CDS encoding DUF378 domain-containing protein, with protein sequence MKSFDLIAVALLVVGGLNWGLVGLLHFDLVATLFGNATLLSRIVYLVVGLSALYQVLQWKAMQRRWVAARA encoded by the coding sequence ATGAAGTCATTTGATTTAATCGCGGTGGCCCTTCTGGTAGTCGGAGGCCTCAATTGGGGACTGGTCGGGCTTTTGCATTTCGACCTGGTCGCCACGCTTTTCGGTAATGCCACCCTGTTGAGCCGGATTGTTTATCTGGTAGTCGGTTTGTCGGCTCTTTACCAGGTGCTGCAGTGGAAGGCTATGCAGCGTCGTTGGGTAGCGGCACGGGCATAA